In the genome of Mycoplasma seminis, one region contains:
- a CDS encoding AAA domain-containing protein, which yields MHEQSKYKIVLDNLLDITQSDSSIFTRINDKYYIDLFELIGEKNINTVFNNEAFEVSALDDSIVEHIKRIQNISNSENLVQYLERHQQDFANWNIRYNVENIYENYEHNKEKIHNQLELRIQKSILKWKILNDKVTNILDETNIWPLHIGFLFLSLKKDDKVIYAPLFLKEANISFVNGKPIIKSDGDIKVNEKLLFFLNNNDFNLSIDTDFKDYKITSLIQKLRKDWEGLYQLPENLIQFFAKYTYEDITNENIRFHPGAVLGIYQPWGGYSRNRMKDIILNNEMDDIIRVEFNKNVYKEVVNKLIFNPNLTLFRITESNLSQDKAIISALNQNTVIWGPPGTGKSQTIVNLIANILFYGKTAIVASQKKAALEVIRNRLKSLSPFCLFILNAKDMKRAAFYKPIREYLDMLENFNDSRRIESIGTVSKKELEFISQASEYLNDSLARNVLKAYYYISEHKDNFDFIKDMEFILSLPRDIKYPNYPTKGQSAKELLKVSKLTFFPFVKKYYELRKIGNLIDENMPNFDGSWADLMQFINAIGFNNINSEYSPFKKLNELIKLNAEISHKPLISNEEALKLIIIEKIFNKINNFNDEQKKLYREFAQSVRVNNLEPYRFVKKYAEMIKLIYPIIIATPNTDLSGWAKEEFDYAILDESSQIFIENALPILYLAKVNILAGDTQQMKPSNWFGVRYTDDSIFGQVESVLDYALSLGVHSIMLNKNYRSNHAALMTFSSRNFYERKLDVLDAASVWNNDPIEVYQVNGEWDNNRNLMEAHLAIEKVKENLDKYNKIILLSFNAKQSDYLTNEIYKNHRDLEEAIYDKKLLIRNIENIQGDEADLVIATVAYDKNTKLNSTYVCRPGGKNALNVAISRAKDKMIVIKTIKCEDIVSQFEMSDDMKIFKNWLEFLEKTPEERLKLLKKSFDSNHFAISNTFSKDQWFKELVYNKISAAIANNPRFEIFKDYTVGSLDIDIVVTCDKIPFKCICFDTYNYSNSIEKYVSLYDSIKFLKSKKYDVTVISPISWIYDQNLVASWFDVKEISSFEKAASTNKTNTYAINQIETDETEESNIETNAIGLNVTEEQLSTSTFENVKVEAQNAVSATNEVALEETQNYFEDNEQQDSEEIASEINEEIEEELASDEESYQSEAQIDYENEEAVINGDDQNDLDAYEVKEDEPFNFFEQAQTSETNIQAQEDLQAIEESEKQLQEEIQNQNEVDENNQTQDVEVEAEEEFTNDFDVEFKNDFANLGIDLSKLEEKISLYSSEEINNEFVTAQSEEESQIELSLDSNIDNLTKEVTQFISQATKVTELPQENTPVVEQDLPTEETISEQSEQTEEASGWEGEDEEDLADDEFVINFSFDDEEDEANKTQVISHEELEQSALDKVSQAENAVKRTTKTTSMPSMQDKTSEWILDSQLDEEE from the coding sequence ATGCATGAACAATCAAAATACAAAATAGTACTTGATAACTTACTTGATATCACACAAAGTGATTCATCAATTTTTACACGGATCAATGATAAATATTACATTGATTTATTTGAGCTAATTGGTGAAAAAAATATTAATACAGTTTTCAACAATGAAGCTTTTGAAGTTTCGGCTCTTGACGATTCAATTGTTGAACATATTAAAAGAATTCAAAATATTTCTAATTCAGAAAATTTGGTGCAATATTTAGAAAGACACCAACAAGATTTTGCTAATTGAAATATTAGATACAATGTTGAAAACATTTATGAAAATTATGAACATAATAAAGAAAAAATTCATAATCAGCTCGAATTAAGAATTCAAAAATCTATTTTAAAATGAAAAATCTTAAATGATAAAGTAACAAATATTTTAGATGAAACAAATATTTGACCACTACACATTGGATTTTTATTCCTTTCACTTAAAAAAGATGACAAAGTAATTTATGCTCCTTTATTTTTAAAAGAAGCTAATATTTCTTTTGTCAATGGTAAACCAATTATTAAAAGTGATGGTGATATCAAAGTAAATGAAAAATTACTATTTTTCTTAAATAACAATGATTTTAATTTAAGCATTGATACTGATTTTAAAGATTATAAAATTACTTCATTAATTCAAAAACTTCGTAAGGATTGAGAAGGACTTTATCAATTACCTGAAAATTTAATTCAATTCTTTGCTAAATATACTTATGAAGATATTACTAATGAAAATATTCGTTTCCATCCTGGAGCTGTGCTTGGAATTTATCAACCTTGAGGTGGATATTCAAGAAACAGAATGAAAGATATTATCTTAAATAATGAAATGGATGATATCATCCGGGTTGAATTTAACAAAAATGTTTATAAAGAAGTGGTAAATAAATTGATTTTTAATCCTAATTTAACATTATTTAGAATCACAGAATCAAACTTATCACAAGATAAAGCAATTATTTCAGCTCTAAACCAAAACACAGTTATTTGAGGTCCTCCTGGAACTGGTAAATCTCAAACTATTGTAAACTTAATTGCTAATATTTTATTCTATGGAAAAACTGCTATTGTAGCTTCTCAAAAGAAAGCTGCACTTGAAGTTATTAGAAATAGACTTAAATCATTATCACCATTTTGTCTTTTCATTCTTAATGCTAAAGATATGAAACGAGCAGCATTTTACAAACCAATTAGAGAATATCTTGATATGCTAGAAAACTTCAATGATTCACGTAGAATTGAATCTATTGGTACAGTAAGTAAAAAAGAACTTGAATTCATTTCGCAAGCTTCTGAATATTTAAATGATTCACTTGCAAGAAATGTTTTAAAAGCTTATTACTACATTTCTGAGCATAAAGATAACTTTGACTTTATTAAAGATATGGAATTTATTTTATCACTCCCTCGTGATATAAAATATCCTAACTATCCAACTAAAGGTCAAAGCGCTAAAGAACTTCTTAAGGTTTCGAAGTTAACCTTTTTCCCATTTGTTAAAAAATACTATGAATTAAGAAAAATAGGTAATTTAATTGATGAAAATATGCCTAATTTTGATGGTTCATGAGCTGATTTAATGCAATTTATTAATGCAATTGGATTTAATAACATTAATTCAGAATATTCACCATTTAAAAAACTTAATGAATTAATTAAGTTAAATGCTGAAATTTCACATAAACCACTTATTTCAAATGAAGAAGCCTTAAAATTAATTATCATTGAAAAAATCTTTAACAAAATTAATAACTTTAATGATGAACAAAAGAAACTTTACCGTGAATTTGCACAATCAGTTAGAGTTAATAATTTAGAACCTTATAGATTTGTTAAAAAATATGCTGAAATGATTAAACTAATTTATCCAATCATTATTGCAACACCTAATACTGATCTTTCTGGTTGAGCTAAAGAAGAATTTGATTATGCTATTTTAGATGAATCTAGTCAAATTTTTATCGAAAATGCCCTTCCTATTTTGTATTTAGCTAAAGTAAATATTTTAGCCGGTGATACTCAACAAATGAAACCAAGTAATTGATTCGGGGTTAGATATACTGATGATTCCATTTTTGGACAAGTAGAATCAGTACTTGATTATGCACTTTCGCTAGGTGTACATTCAATTATGTTAAATAAAAACTATAGATCAAATCATGCTGCGCTGATGACGTTTTCATCTAGAAACTTCTATGAAAGAAAACTTGATGTCCTTGATGCGGCTAGTGTATGAAATAATGATCCAATCGAAGTTTACCAAGTTAATGGTGAATGAGATAATAACCGTAACTTAATGGAAGCACATTTAGCAATTGAAAAAGTTAAAGAAAACTTAGATAAATACAACAAAATTATTCTGCTTTCATTCAATGCTAAACAAAGTGATTATTTAACTAATGAAATCTATAAAAACCACCGTGATTTAGAAGAAGCTATTTATGATAAAAAACTTTTAATCAGAAATATTGAAAACATCCAAGGGGATGAAGCTGATTTAGTTATCGCTACAGTAGCATATGATAAAAACACTAAACTTAATTCAACTTACGTATGTCGCCCAGGTGGAAAAAATGCTCTTAATGTAGCTATTTCAAGAGCTAAAGATAAAATGATTGTTATTAAAACAATTAAATGTGAAGATATCGTTTCTCAATTTGAAATGAGCGATGATATGAAGATATTTAAGAATTGACTTGAATTCTTAGAAAAAACACCTGAAGAAAGATTAAAATTACTTAAAAAATCATTTGATTCAAACCACTTTGCAATTTCAAATACTTTTAGCAAAGATCAATGATTTAAAGAATTAGTTTATAACAAGATTTCAGCTGCAATTGCAAATAATCCAAGATTTGAAATTTTTAAAGACTATACTGTAGGTTCACTTGATATTGATATTGTAGTAACTTGTGACAAGATACCATTTAAATGTATTTGTTTTGATACTTATAATTATTCAAATTCAATTGAAAAATATGTTTCATTATATGACTCAATTAAATTCTTGAAATCTAAAAAATATGACGTTACAGTTATTTCGCCAATTTCATGAATTTATGATCAAAACTTAGTTGCAAGTTGATTTGATGTTAAAGAAATTAGTTCATTTGAAAAAGCAGCAAGCACAAATAAAACTAATACTTATGCTATTAACCAAATTGAAACTGATGAAACAGAAGAAAGTAACATTGAAACCAATGCTATAGGGCTAAATGTTACAGAAGAACAACTTTCAACCTCAACATTTGAAAATGTTAAAGTTGAAGCTCAAAACGCAGTTTCAGCCACAAATGAAGTTGCTTTAGAAGAAACACAAAACTATTTTGAAGATAATGAACAACAAGATAGTGAAGAAATAGCTTCTGAAATAAACGAAGAAATCGAAGAAGAGTTAGCTTCTGATGAAGAATCATATCAATCTGAAGCGCAAATAGATTATGAAAATGAAGAAGCTGTTATTAATGGAGATGACCAAAACGATTTAGATGCTTATGAAGTAAAAGAAGATGAACCTTTTAACTTCTTTGAACAGGCACAAACTTCAGAAACTAATATTCAAGCACAAGAAGACTTACAAGCTATTGAAGAATCAGAAAAACAATTGCAAGAAGAAATTCAAAATCAAAACGAAGTTGATGAAAACAACCAAACGCAAGATGTAGAAGTTGAAGCGGAAGAAGAATTTACAAATGATTTTGATGTTGAATTTAAAAATGATTTTGCTAATTTAGGTATTGATCTTTCAAAACTTGAAGAAAAAATTTCTCTTTACTCAAGTGAAGAAATTAATAATGAATTTGTTACTGCACAATCCGAAGAAGAAAGTCAAATTGAACTTTCATTAGATAGCAATATTGATAACTTAACTAAAGAAGTTACACAATTTATTTCTCAAGCTACAAAAGTAACTGAATTACCTCAAGAAAATACACCAGTTGTGGAACAAGATTTACCGACTGAAGAAACTATTTCAGAACAAAGTGAGCAAACTGAAGAAGCTTCAGGTTGAGAAGGTGAAGACGAAGAAGATTTAGCTGATGATGAATTCGTAATTAACTTTAGCTTTGATGATGAAGAAGATGAAGCTAATAAAACTCAAGTAATTTCACATGAAGAACTTGAACAAAGTGCTTTAGATAAAGTTTCACAAGCTGAAAATGCAGTTAAACGTACAACTAAAACAACTTCTATGCCTAGCATGCAAGATAAAACATCAGAATGAATCTTAGATTCACAATTAGATGAGGAGGAATAG
- a CDS encoding PTS sugar transporter subunit IIABC, translating to MKKNKFLIVFLTIITFGLIWIKWNKQSKKEKNTIYQNDKLPFKISDFLTATGENNITALSTRLNRINVEVKDIKKVNLENIKKMKGISGIFAKSQSFSIVLGEYTQVVYQELSKLLK from the coding sequence ATGAAAAAGAATAAATTTTTAATAGTATTTTTAACAATTATTACATTCGGATTAATCTGAATTAAATGAAATAAACAATCTAAAAAAGAGAAGAATACAATCTATCAAAATGATAAATTACCTTTTAAAATATCAGATTTTCTCACTGCTACAGGAGAAAATAACATTACAGCTTTATCTACTAGATTAAATCGTATTAATGTAGAAGTTAAAGATATTAAAAAGGTTAATTTAGAAAATATCAAAAAAATGAAAGGGATTAGCGGTATTTTTGCAAAAAGCCAAAGTTTTTCAATAGTTCTTGGAGAATACACTCAAGTTGTTTATCAAGAATTAAGTAAATTATTAAAATAA
- a CDS encoding Sua5/YciO/YrdC/YwlC family protein: MQKDKYQDIIICSTDTVCGIGGPVNEQTLDLIYELKQRPKNKKIMILVGSLAQAQSFKQWNQAATQLAKEKWPGGVSIVVNDQGFRMPNCPKLQQYLIQNGPIYMSSANISGQDVLTLQQVSEVFPQVKNIYDFCEPNGKPSDIYNLDTGEVIIRKK; this comes from the coding sequence ATGCAAAAAGATAAATATCAAGATATTATTATTTGTTCTACCGATACTGTTTGTGGTATTGGCGGGCCGGTAAATGAGCAAACTTTAGACTTAATTTATGAATTAAAACAAAGACCTAAAAATAAAAAAATTATGATTTTAGTTGGCTCTTTAGCTCAAGCACAAAGTTTCAAACAATGAAATCAAGCCGCAACACAACTCGCTAAAGAAAAATGACCAGGTGGAGTAAGTATTGTAGTAAATGATCAAGGTTTTAGAATGCCTAATTGTCCTAAACTGCAACAATATTTAATTCAAAATGGTCCAATTTATATGTCAAGCGCAAATATCTCAGGTCAAGACGTTTTAACCTTGCAGCAAGTTTCAGAAGTATTTCCTCAAGTGAAAAATATATACGATTTTTGTGAACCAAATGGAAAACCAAGTGATATTTATAATTTAGATACTGGTGAAGTAATAATTAGAAAAAAATAG
- a CDS encoding endonuclease produces MKKFKTLLLSLAGASALALPIAAVSCSQETEASVKEKMEKTTVKATLAQGVDKANTLASTIQASQITLDGFDKKIFKVTMGTLAGNDTTGILTIPYEIQSIKFANVKASKSVQIDGFKTTPAATEQPGDGKENKQPAPDKKISTDSGTEKVKSGETKVINPNDDDKTPQDDELKDTALKTGNAIFEVIPNAINDEVINYLKDSKNKNIIYFNRESKNIGTKRKGGIEFLKLIEKAKGSNIRPVNTKETTFTTKKGDVYPNSNLEFEFKQDSSELIIKYKLAIETTKDKYKYLDKVYTTKLKLEVSKEAPKTTPADGGKIELPKVNTTLAYKYQYVYDDKNNYYKDAEGKSGEELVKALLNIQKSHLGGIKPGQDGYGKNGLVKIYNSNAFKDFYYEKDGTLLDVYSENPSAKDPYTYKVYQYKDNANDEGEGTNREHIVPQSWFGGKKAWEIERNDGNHVFPTDIVVNRIRDNNPHDNVVSNIEWTSKNGSKLGTNNIGTTAFEPIDAFKGDIARAYLYFTVTYNDVDLQRGTGSIFKPAFPYIQSHYLNTYINWDAKDPVDPFDVTRNNETAKIQEIRNPFIDYPNLYENIFGDNPKPFHNLGTLIEAKPLS; encoded by the coding sequence ATGAAAAAATTTAAAACTTTATTATTATCACTAGCAGGAGCTTCAGCTTTAGCCCTTCCTATTGCTGCAGTTTCATGTAGTCAAGAAACAGAAGCTTCAGTTAAAGAAAAAATGGAAAAAACAACTGTTAAAGCTACATTAGCTCAAGGTGTTGATAAAGCAAATACACTTGCTTCAACAATTCAAGCGTCACAAATTACTTTAGATGGATTTGATAAAAAAATATTTAAAGTAACAATGGGAACATTAGCGGGAAATGATACAACTGGAATATTAACAATTCCTTACGAAATTCAATCAATTAAATTTGCTAATGTAAAAGCTTCAAAATCTGTACAAATTGATGGATTTAAAACGACACCAGCTGCTACAGAGCAACCAGGAGATGGGAAAGAAAATAAACAACCAGCTCCAGATAAAAAAATAAGCACAGATTCTGGAACAGAAAAAGTAAAAAGTGGTGAAACTAAAGTTATAAATCCAAATGATGATGATAAAACTCCTCAAGATGATGAATTAAAAGATACAGCTCTTAAAACAGGAAATGCAATTTTTGAAGTAATTCCAAATGCAATTAATGATGAAGTTATTAATTATTTAAAAGATTCAAAAAACAAAAATATTATTTATTTTAACCGTGAATCTAAAAATATCGGTACAAAAAGAAAAGGTGGAATTGAGTTTTTAAAATTAATTGAAAAAGCTAAAGGCTCAAATATTAGACCTGTAAACACAAAAGAAACTACATTCACAACTAAAAAAGGCGATGTATACCCAAATAGTAATTTAGAATTTGAGTTTAAACAAGATTCATCTGAATTAATAATTAAATATAAATTAGCTATTGAAACAACCAAGGATAAATATAAATATTTAGACAAAGTATATACAACTAAGCTCAAATTAGAAGTATCAAAAGAAGCTCCTAAAACTACACCGGCTGATGGAGGTAAAATTGAACTTCCTAAAGTTAATACAACTTTAGCTTATAAATATCAATACGTTTATGATGATAAAAACAATTATTACAAGGATGCAGAAGGAAAAAGTGGTGAAGAATTAGTTAAGGCTTTATTAAATATTCAAAAATCACATTTAGGTGGTATTAAACCTGGACAAGATGGATATGGAAAAAATGGACTAGTTAAAATTTACAATTCAAATGCTTTTAAAGATTTCTATTATGAAAAAGATGGTACTTTATTAGATGTTTATTCTGAAAATCCAAGTGCAAAAGATCCTTATACATATAAAGTATATCAATATAAGGATAATGCAAATGATGAAGGAGAAGGTACTAACAGAGAACATATTGTTCCACAATCATGATTTGGTGGTAAAAAAGCTTGAGAAATTGAGAGAAACGATGGTAATCATGTTTTCCCAACAGATATTGTTGTAAATAGAATACGTGACAATAATCCACATGATAATGTTGTTTCTAATATTGAATGAACATCAAAAAATGGTTCTAAATTAGGTACAAATAACATTGGTACAACTGCTTTTGAACCAATTGATGCATTTAAAGGGGATATTGCTAGAGCATATTTATACTTTACAGTAACATATAATGATGTTGACTTACAACGTGGTACAGGTTCTATCTTTAAACCAGCGTTCCCATATATTCAATCTCACTATTTAAATACCTATATTAATTGAGATGCTAAAGATCCTGTTGATCCGTTTGATGTAACAAGAAATAATGAAACAGCTAAAATTCAAGAAATAAGAAACCCATTTATTGACTATCCTAACTTATACGAAAATATCTTTGGTGATAATCCAAAACCATTCCATAATTTAGGAACATTAATTGAAGCAAAACCATTAAGTTAA
- a CDS encoding IS30 family transposase, producing the protein MVGKSGKENYNLLTFTERKTRYGIIKKIKGKNPWNVAEVLWNLIREKQLNVKSITADNGFEFSKLFYLGYRLQIIIYRADPYASFQKGGNENFNGLVRRFFPKGTNFNNISEEEILAVQTKINNMPREIFNWQSADELFYDWNYYKDKWTPIPGDERFFIRNNLKRKSNTAKNKFFKNKSKF; encoded by the coding sequence ATTGTCGGAAAATCAGGAAAGGAAAACTATAACTTGTTAACTTTTACAGAAAGGAAAACAAGATACGGAATAATTAAAAAGATAAAGGGTAAAAATCCATGAAATGTTGCAGAGGTTTTATGAAATTTAATTAGAGAAAAACAATTAAATGTTAAAAGCATAACAGCTGATAATGGATTTGAGTTCTCAAAACTTTTTTATCTAGGATATAGGCTTCAAATTATTATTTATCGTGCAGACCCATATGCTTCATTTCAAAAAGGAGGTAATGAAAACTTTAATGGTTTAGTTAGAAGATTCTTTCCAAAAGGCACAAATTTTAATAATATTTCTGAAGAAGAAATATTGGCTGTACAAACGAAAATAAATAATATGCCTAGGGAAATTTTCAATTGACAATCAGCTGATGAACTATTCTATGACTGAAATTATTATAAGGATAAATGGACACCAATACCAGGTGATGAACGCTTTTTTATCAGAAACAATCTAAAAAGAAAATCGAATACTGCAAAAAACAAATTTTTTAAAAATAAAAGCAAATTTTAG
- a CDS encoding lipoprotein 17-related variable surface protein — protein MKKFKTLLLSLAGASALALPIAAVSCSQETEASVKEKMEKTTVKATLAQGVDKANTLASTIQASQITLDGFDKKIFKVTMGTLAGNDTTGILTIPYEIQSIKFANVKASKSVQIDGFKTTPAATEQPGDGKDNKQPADGKEGEKPAAGEKQESDVLTALKAELNKANIDLNINSDQLENKASTNASAYSELLSKATVSGYDAEKYTASITSTTCDNSAGAIKFNVEMVSKADVNVKDSKEISVSGFKPTSQQEVDALKPLTLEDLHLTTDAKIIDSLFGILAKNKNPFIRFYHGTRKLSVSINRKYVDLSTEPIVQDGLQLSSEKSIFYKKDPSVKFVNPSANLYVTNVNPETLSFTMSYRVVSVNKETKPWQYTFSQPYTLDVKFTKATPANTTDNSNGASGEETEAKPAA, from the coding sequence ATGAAAAAATTTAAAACTTTATTATTATCACTAGCAGGAGCTTCAGCTTTAGCCCTTCCTATTGCTGCAGTTTCATGTAGTCAAGAAACAGAAGCTTCAGTTAAAGAAAAAATGGAAAAAACAACTGTTAAAGCTACATTAGCTCAAGGTGTAGATAAAGCAAATACACTTGCTTCAACAATTCAAGCATCACAAATTACTTTAGATGGATTTGATAAAAAAATATTTAAAGTAACAATGGGAACATTAGCAGGAAATGATACAACTGGAATATTAACAATTCCTTACGAAATTCAATCAATTAAATTTGCTAATGTAAAAGCTTCAAAATCTGTACAAATTGATGGATTTAAAACAACACCGGCTGCTACAGAGCAACCAGGAGATGGGAAAGATAACAAACAACCTGCTGATGGAAAAGAAGGCGAAAAACCAGCAGCTGGAGAAAAACAAGAATCAGATGTATTAACTGCTTTAAAAGCTGAACTAAATAAAGCTAACATTGATCTAAATATCAATTCAGACCAATTAGAAAATAAAGCATCAACAAATGCTTCTGCATATTCAGAATTACTTTCAAAAGCAACAGTAAGTGGATATGATGCTGAAAAATATACAGCAAGTATTACAAGCACAACATGTGATAATTCAGCAGGTGCAATTAAATTCAATGTAGAAATGGTATCTAAAGCTGATGTAAATGTAAAAGATAGTAAAGAAATTTCTGTAAGTGGATTTAAACCAACATCACAACAAGAAGTTGATGCACTAAAACCATTAACATTAGAAGACTTACACTTAACAACTGATGCTAAAATAATTGATTCTTTATTTGGAATCTTAGCTAAAAACAAAAATCCTTTTATACGTTTCTATCACGGTACTAGAAAATTAAGTGTAAGTATCAATCGTAAATATGTAGATTTATCTACAGAACCTATTGTGCAAGATGGTTTACAATTATCATCAGAAAAATCAATTTTCTACAAAAAAGACCCTTCAGTAAAATTTGTAAACCCATCAGCTAATTTATATGTAACAAATGTTAACCCTGAAACGTTGTCATTTACAATGTCATACAGAGTTGTATCAGTTAATAAGGAAACAAAACCTTGACAATATACATTCTCACAACCATACACATTAGATGTAAAATTTACTAAAGCTACACCAGCAAATACTACAGATAATTCAAATGGTGCAAGCGGGGAAGAAACAGAAGCTAAACCAGCTGCATAG
- the deoD gene encoding purine-nucleoside phosphorylase, translating to MTPHISAQKGEIAKTVIMPGDPLRAKYIAETYLDPGYKLVSSVRNAYIFTGTYKGKPITIASSGMGITSMGIYAYELFSVYDVDRIIRTGSAGSYKADLKLYDIVAPSEAISDSTSFRRLLLGKEEKLSYPDTELRDEILAIAKEKNVEIKSGRVHTTDSFYSILPFEQRIAETDAICVENEAHALFTVAQALGKKAAAIVTISENWITRDHTSAEQRQFTFNKMMEIALELAK from the coding sequence ATGACACCACACATTAGTGCACAAAAAGGAGAAATAGCTAAAACAGTTATTATGCCTGGGGATCCTTTAAGAGCAAAATATATTGCTGAAACTTACTTAGATCCTGGATACAAATTAGTTTCTTCAGTTAGAAATGCTTATATTTTTACCGGAACATACAAAGGAAAACCAATCACAATTGCTTCAAGTGGAATGGGTATAACTTCAATGGGAATTTATGCTTATGAACTTTTTAGCGTTTATGATGTTGATCGTATTATTCGTACCGGGTCAGCTGGTTCATATAAAGCTGATTTAAAACTTTATGATATCGTAGCACCAAGCGAAGCAATTTCAGATTCAACTTCATTTAGAAGACTATTACTTGGAAAAGAAGAAAAATTATCTTATCCTGATACAGAACTTAGAGATGAAATTCTTGCAATTGCAAAAGAAAAAAATGTTGAAATTAAATCAGGAAGAGTGCATACCACTGATTCATTTTACTCAATACTACCTTTTGAACAAAGAATTGCAGAAACTGATGCAATTTGTGTTGAAAATGAAGCACATGCACTTTTTACAGTTGCTCAAGCTTTAGGTAAAAAAGCTGCAGCAATTGTTACAATTAGTGAAAATTGAATTACTCGTGATCACACTTCAGCAGAGCAACGTCAATTTACCTTTAACAAAATGATGGAAATAGCATTAGAATTAGCGAAATAA
- the deoD gene encoding purine-nucleoside phosphorylase — translation MTPHINAKQGEIAKTVIMPGDPLRAKYIAETYLDPGFKLVNTVRNVFMYTGTYKGKPITVAASGMGCPSIGIYSYELFKFYDVDRIIRIGSAGSYKADLGLYEVVLASEAFADADAYRRIALGKEGNIAYPSTKLNKEIEAIAKENGTPLTVGRVHSSDVFYSVVPVEQRIEETQSLCVEMESYALFTNAEVLGKEAACLLTISDNIITHEVTSAEERQTAFTKMMEIALKLAR, via the coding sequence ATGACACCACATATAAATGCAAAACAAGGTGAAATCGCTAAAACAGTTATTATGCCTGGGGATCCTTTAAGAGCAAAATATATTGCTGAAACTTACTTAGATCCTGGTTTCAAACTTGTAAACACAGTTAGAAACGTGTTTATGTACACAGGAACATACAAAGGAAAACCAATTACTGTTGCAGCAAGTGGTATGGGATGTCCATCAATCGGAATCTACTCATACGAACTTTTCAAATTTTACGATGTAGACAGAATCATTAGAATTGGATCAGCTGGATCATACAAAGCTGATTTAGGATTATACGAAGTTGTTCTTGCTTCAGAAGCTTTCGCAGATGCTGACGCTTACAGAAGAATCGCTTTAGGAAAAGAAGGAAACATTGCTTACCCTTCAACAAAATTAAACAAAGAAATCGAAGCTATTGCTAAAGAAAACGGAACACCACTTACAGTTGGTAGAGTTCACTCTTCAGACGTATTCTACTCAGTTGTACCAGTAGAACAAAGAATCGAAGAAACACAATCATTATGTGTTGAAATGGAATCATACGCATTATTCACAAATGCTGAAGTTTTAGGTAAAGAAGCTGCTTGTTTATTAACAATCAGTGACAACATTATTACACATGAAGTTACATCAGCTGAAGAACGTCAAACAGCTTTCACAAAAATGATGGAGATTGCTCTTAAATTAGCAAGATAA